A single window of Oncorhynchus keta strain PuntledgeMale-10-30-2019 chromosome 34, Oket_V2, whole genome shotgun sequence DNA harbors:
- the tent5ba gene encoding terminal nucleotidyltransferase 5ba, with amino-acid sequence MSSDTSDQSRRFCVLSWDQVRRLNSILREAIPIHGRGNFPTLSLQPRQIVQVVRARLEEMGVSVRDVRLNGSAASHVLYQDTGMGYKDLDLIFGVSLKDDQAFRLVKDVVMDCLLDFLPAGVRKERISPLTLKEAYVQKLVKVCNDTDRWSLISLSNNTGKNVELKFVDSLRRQFEFSVDSFQIGLDTLLLFDHCSETAMSESFHPTVIGESVYGDFEGAMGHLCQRIIATRSPEEIRGGGLLKYCHLLAQGFRPICETEMKALQRYMCSRFFIDFSDICEQQRKLEAYLQNHFAGMEHKRYECLMTLHQVVNESTVCLMGHERRQTLSLISMLALQVLAEQNAIPTVTNVTCFYQPAPYVHDINFSNYYIAHVQPQPPLVHYSNSHHTWLHCN; translated from the exons ATGTCAAGCGATACGTCGGATCAGAGTAGGCGGTTCTGTGTGCTGTCTTGGGATCAGGTGCGTCGTTTGAACTCAATCCTTAGAGAAGCAATCCCGATTCACGGCCGCGGAAATTTCCCTACACTCTCTCTACAACCCCGGCAGATCGTTCAG GTGGTGCGGGCACGGCTGGAGGAGATGGGCGTGTCAGTACGAGACGTGCGGCTGAACGGCTCTGCAGCCAGCCACGTGCTCTACCAGGACACTGGCATGGGCTACAAGGACCTGGACCTGATCTTCGGTGTGTCTCTGAAGGACGACCAGGCTTTCCGGCTAGTCAAGGACGTGGTAATGGACTGCCTATTGGACTTCCTACCAGCGGGGGTCAGAAAGGAGCGCATCTCGCCGCTGACCCTTAAAGAGGCCTACGTGCAGAAACTGGTGAAAGTATGCAACGACACAGACCGCTGGAGCCTCATCTCACTGTCCAACAACACGGGCAAGAATGTGGAGCTCAAGTTCGTGGACTCTCTCAGGCGGCAGTTTGAATTCAGCGTGGACTCCTTCCAGATTGGCTTGGACACGCTGCTGCTGTTTGACCACTGCTCAGAGACGGCCATGTCCGAGAGCTTCCACCCCACCGTGATTGGGGAGAGTGTGTATGGGGACTTTGAGGGTGCCATGGGTCATCTGTGTCAGCGGATCATTGCCACGCGCAGCCCCGAGGAGATCCGAGGCGGGGGGCTACTTAAGTACTGCCACTTGCTGGCACAGGGGTTCAGGCCCATCTGTGAAACCGAGATGAAGGCTCTGCAGCGCTACATGTGCTCGCGCTTCTTCATCGACTTCTCTGACATCTGCGAGCAGCAGCGTAAGTTGGAGGCCTACCTGCAGAACCACTTTGCCGGCATGGAGCACAAGCGCTATGAGTGCCTGATGACTCTGCACCAGGTGGTGAATGAAAGCACTGTGTGTCTGATGGGCCATGAGCGGCGCCAGACGCTCAGCCTCATCTCTATGTTGGCGCTACAGGTGCTGGCTGAGCAGAACGCCATCCCCACGGTGACCAACGTCACCTGCTTCTACCAGCCCGCACCCTACGTGCATGACATCAACTTCAGCAATTACTACATAGCACATGTGCAGCCACAGCCACCGCTAGTTCACTACAGTAACTCTCACCATACTTGGCTGCACTGTAACTGA